The sequence CGCGGCGATCGAGACGACTTCGCTGTCGTAGAGGTACAACCCGGTGATCGCCCGGTTCGACCGCGGCCGCGCCGGCTTCTCCTCCAGCGACACCAGCCGGCCGGTCTCGTCGGCCTCCCCGACGCCGTAGCGCTCGGGGTCGGCGACCGGGTAGCCGAACAGCGTGCAGCCGTCGAGGTTCTTGATCGCGTCGGCCAGGATCGTCGGGAACCGCGGGCCGTGGAAGATGTTGTCCCCGAGGATGAGCGCCACCGGCTCGTTCCCGATGTGCGCGGCGCCGAGCCGGAACGCGTCGGCGATCCCGCGCGGCCGGTCCTGCACCGCATAGGAGATGGTCATCCCCAGCGCGCTCCCGTCGCCGAACAGCCGCTCGTAGGCCGGCCGGTCGGCCGGGGTGGTGATGAGCAGGATGTCGTGGATCCCGGCGAGCTGGAGCACCGAAAACGGGTAGTAGATCATCGGCTTGTCGTAGACCTGCAGCAGCTGCTTGGACGTCGCCTGCGTGACCGGGCCGAGCCGCGAGCCGGTCCCGCCGGCCAGGATGATGCCCTTCACCGCTTCGCCGCCCGCCCGCCGACGAAGTCCTTCACCGACGACGAGACGTAGTCGATCATCTCGTCGGTCAGCCCCGGGTAGACCCCGACCCAGAACGTGTTCTCGGTGACGACGTCGCTGTTGGCCAGCTCGCCCGAAACCCGGTAGTGCTGCCCTTGGTAGGCGGGGTGGCGGGTGAGGTTGCCGGCGAACAGCCGCCGGGTCCCGATCTTGCGCTCTTCCAGGAACGACACCAGTTCCGCGCGGGTGAACGGCGCGTCGGGCGTGACGGTCAGCGCGAACCCGAACCAGCTCGGGTCGCTGCGCGGGGTCGCTTCCGGGA is a genomic window of Amycolatopsis lexingtonensis containing:
- the rfbA gene encoding glucose-1-phosphate thymidylyltransferase RfbA encodes the protein MKGIILAGGTGSRLGPVTQATSKQLLQVYDKPMIYYPFSVLQLAGIHDILLITTPADRPAYERLFGDGSALGMTISYAVQDRPRGIADAFRLGAAHIGNEPVALILGDNIFHGPRFPTILADAIKNLDGCTLFGYPVADPERYGVGEADETGRLVSLEEKPARPRSNRAITGLYLYDSEVVSIAARQRPSARGELEITDVNRAYLERGRATLVDLGRGYAWLDTGTPDAMAEAAKYVQIIENRQGVRIACIEEIALRMGFIDAAACHRLGAAMSGSDYGRYVMQIAEAAGAPAPA